From Pirellulales bacterium, the proteins below share one genomic window:
- the argC gene encoding N-acetyl-gamma-glutamyl-phosphate reductase — translation MTRVAILGATGYSALEAIKLLLRHPQAEITAVTSRQEGNPPISQSHPSLVKRLELPLEDLAPEEIVKRADCVFSCLPHGVTSLLVPQLLAGGARVVDFSADYRLRDPAVFAKWYGEPHNDPGRLADAVYGLPELFRESIKKAKLIANPGCYPTSAILALAPLLKAGVIETGDILIDSKSGISGAGRTLKLGSLFAECNESVAAYNVGKHRHTPEIEQILSTASGQPIEVIFTPHLIPMDRGILTTAYSRPKSGVTEKQLLDTLREFYAKEPFVRVVEHLPSTKETTDTNYCDVTVRLVRGRVITISVIDNLIKGAAGAAVQNFNLMYGYPETTAL, via the coding sequence GATCACGGCTGTCACCAGTCGGCAGGAGGGGAATCCGCCCATCTCGCAATCGCATCCGTCGCTCGTCAAACGCTTGGAATTGCCGCTTGAGGACTTGGCCCCCGAGGAGATCGTCAAGCGAGCGGATTGCGTATTCAGCTGTTTACCGCACGGCGTTACATCACTTCTAGTGCCGCAGTTATTGGCGGGCGGAGCACGTGTGGTCGATTTCAGCGCCGACTATCGGCTGCGTGATCCGGCCGTGTTTGCCAAATGGTATGGCGAACCCCACAACGATCCTGGCCGGCTGGCCGATGCCGTCTACGGTCTGCCTGAGTTGTTTCGCGAATCGATCAAGAAGGCAAAGCTGATCGCGAACCCGGGCTGTTATCCGACGAGCGCTATCCTGGCTTTGGCCCCGCTGTTAAAGGCAGGCGTGATCGAAACTGGCGATATCCTGATCGATTCGAAAAGTGGAATTTCTGGCGCCGGTCGCACGCTGAAGCTGGGGTCATTGTTCGCCGAGTGCAACGAGAGCGTTGCCGCGTACAACGTCGGCAAGCATCGACACACGCCCGAGATCGAACAGATTCTTTCCACAGCCAGCGGGCAGCCCATCGAGGTGATCTTTACGCCGCACTTGATTCCGATGGATCGCGGCATTCTGACCACCGCTTATTCTCGACCGAAGTCGGGAGTAACCGAGAAGCAGCTTCTCGACACGCTACGCGAATTCTACGCGAAAGAGCCGTTCGTTCGCGTTGTTGAGCATTTGCCCAGCACTAAAGAGACCACGGATACGAACTACTGCGACGTAACGGTACGCCTGGTGCGCGGACGCGTGATCACGATCAGCGTGATCGACAATTTGATCAAAGGAGCTGCCGGCGCGGCGGTGCAGAATTTCAACTTGATGTACGGCTATCCCGAAACGACAGCGCTGTGA
- the argJ gene encoding bifunctional glutamate N-acetyltransferase/amino-acid acetyltransferase ArgJ: protein MSFALPYGYRAAGVACGIKASKKLDLALIVSDAPAAAAGVYTLNLVCAAPVVLDRKRTPSDAIRAVVINSGNANACTGERGDKDAEQMAALAAQTCGARPEQVLVLSTGIIGEFMPMDKVAAGVRGAAEKLAHDEASLVAAATGMLTTDTTHKLASRQIKVGDHTYRLTGMAKGAAMIGPRMATMLGVIMTDAPLKPADAQSLLSAAVEDSFNCISVDGHMSTNDTVLLLANGAAGGEPLTGAGLAEFAKALEEVAVDLAKAIPIDGEGATHLITVEVDGCATREAARQIAKTVAESMLVKTAVAGADPNWGRIVSAAGYAGVPFRPTGVSLRLNGVQLYTAGQPTHFDRVAVSRSIREHRETLMQLSFSEGAAKIRFWSTDLTAEYVRLNADYTT, encoded by the coding sequence ATGTCTTTCGCTCTTCCATACGGTTATCGGGCGGCCGGGGTTGCCTGCGGCATCAAGGCTTCGAAGAAGCTAGACCTCGCGTTGATCGTGTCAGACGCACCAGCCGCGGCCGCGGGCGTTTACACGCTGAATCTGGTTTGTGCGGCCCCCGTGGTGCTGGATCGAAAACGCACGCCCAGCGACGCGATTCGCGCCGTGGTGATCAATTCCGGCAACGCCAACGCATGCACCGGCGAGCGTGGCGATAAGGATGCCGAGCAAATGGCGGCCCTGGCCGCTCAAACCTGCGGCGCCCGGCCCGAGCAAGTGCTGGTCTTATCGACAGGCATCATCGGCGAGTTTATGCCCATGGACAAAGTCGCCGCAGGCGTTCGCGGCGCAGCGGAAAAGCTCGCCCATGACGAAGCATCGCTCGTCGCAGCCGCTACCGGCATGCTCACGACTGACACCACGCACAAGCTGGCCAGCCGGCAGATTAAGGTTGGCGATCATACCTATCGGCTGACCGGCATGGCCAAGGGAGCCGCCATGATCGGCCCGCGCATGGCGACGATGCTGGGCGTAATCATGACAGACGCTCCGCTGAAACCGGCCGACGCGCAAAGCCTCCTCAGCGCGGCCGTTGAAGACAGCTTCAACTGCATCAGCGTCGATGGCCACATGAGCACCAACGATACGGTGCTGCTGCTGGCCAATGGCGCTGCCGGGGGCGAGCCGCTCACCGGAGCAGGCCTGGCCGAATTTGCCAAAGCCCTCGAAGAAGTGGCCGTTGATCTGGCCAAGGCAATCCCGATCGACGGTGAAGGGGCCACGCACCTGATCACGGTCGAAGTCGACGGCTGCGCCACGCGCGAGGCCGCACGGCAAATCGCGAAAACTGTCGCCGAAAGCATGCTCGTCAAGACGGCCGTCGCCGGCGCCGATCCCAACTGGGGTCGGATTGTCTCGGCAGCCGGGTATGCCGGCGTCCCTTTTCGCCCCACCGGCGTCAGTCTGCGGCTCAACGGCGTGCAACTCTACACTGCCGGGCAGCCGACGCATTTCGATCGCGTGGCCGTCTCGCGGTCGATTCGCGAACACCGCGAGACGTTGATGCAGCTTTCGTTCAGCGAAGGGGCCGCGAAAATCCGCTTCTGGTCCACCGACCTGACGGCCGAATACGTCCGACTGAATGCGGATTACACGACCTAA